CGTCCTGGGGGCCGTTCGTGCTGACGGCGGTCGCGCTGATCGGCTCCTGGCTGCTGTCGGTGGCGCCCGCGCGCCGCGGCACGAGCACGCTGCTCGCCGTCGAAGGTGCGACCATCGCGGTGATCCTGCTGGTCACGGTGGTGATCCTGGTCCGGCTGCTCGCCGGGGACGCCCCGGGCGACGCCCGGTTCACCCTGGACGTGTTCACCTTCACCCCCGACGCCGGGCTGTCCGGGGTGTTCGTCGGTGCGGTGTTCGGCTTCCTGTCCTTCGCCGGGTTCGAAGCCGCCGCGACGCTCGGCGAGGAGACCCACGACCCGAAGCGCAACATCCCGCGCGCGATCCTCGGCACGGCGATCTTCGGCGGCGGCTACTTCGTCGTGGTCACCGCGGTCGAGATGATGGCGTTCGGCACGGACGCGACGGCGTTCCACGATTCGCCGTCCCTGCTCGGCGACCTCGGCAGCCGGTACGCGGGCGCGTGGGTCGGCGACGTGATCAGCGTCGGTGCCGCGATCAGCGCGTTCGGCTGCTGCCTCGCGTGCGTCGTCGGCGGTTCGCGGCTGCTGTACGCCCTCGGGCGGGACGCTTTCGGCGGCCGCGGCATCGGCCGGACGTCCGGCCGGGGCACGCCGGTCGCCGCGGTCAGCGCCGTGACCGGTGCGGCGGTGCTGATCATCGGAGTCTGCGCGCTGTTCTTCGGCGCGACGGCGTCGGACACCTTCGCGTGGTCCGGCTCGATCGGCACGCTCGTCCTGCTGGTGATCTACCTGCTCACGACCGCCGGCGCGATCCTGCTGCTGTTCGTGAAGCGCCGGATGCGCGTGCCGGTGTGGCACCTGGTGTTCCCGATCGGGGCGCTCGCGGTGCTCGGGTACACCGTCTACGTCAACGTCGTGCCGTACCCGGCGGAGGGGCCCGCGCGGTGGTTCCCGGTGGCCGCCGGGGCCGTGCTGGTGCTGGCGGTGATCTTGGTCCTGTCCGCACCGGGCTTCGCTCGTAGGGTGGGGGAGAGGCTCACCGAAGTGGACGGAGGCGCATGACCGACCTGCTCCCGTTCGTCGCCGACCTGCCGCTGGTGGACCACCACTGCCACGGCGTCGTCACCGGCGACGTGGCCCGTGCGGACTTCGAGGCGATGCTGACCGAGGCGGACACGACGTCGCCGCTCGGCACGAGCCTGTTCGACTCGCTCATCGGGCTGGCCGTGCGCGAACGCTGCGCGCCCGTGCTCGACCTGCCGAAGCACGCCCCGGCCGAGGCCTACCTCGAACGCCGCGCCCGGCTGGGCGCGGCCGAGGTGGCGCGGCGGTTCCTGCGCGCCACCGGCACCACCGACTTCCTGCTGGACGGCGGGTTCCGGCCGGACTCGCTGACCACGACCGGCGAGTTCGCGGAGATGGCGGGCGGCCGCGCGCACGACGTCGTCCGGCTGGAACAGGTGGCCGAAGCCGTGATCCGCGGCTCCACCGCGGCCGGGTTCGCCGCGGACTTCGCCGGCGAGCTGGGGAAGCGTGCCGCGACCGCCGTCGGGCTCAAGTCGATCGCGGCCTACCGCGTCGGGCTCGAACTGGCGGGGGAGCGGCCGTCCCCGCCGGAGGTCGAAGCCGCGGCGGGGCGCTGGCTCGCGCGGATCGAGGCGGGCGAGCCGGTCCGCCTCGCCGACGAGGTCCTGCACCGCTTCCTGGTGTTCACCGGCCTCGACCTCGGCCTGCCGGTGC
This genomic window from Amycolatopsis mongoliensis contains:
- a CDS encoding amidohydrolase family protein, encoding MTDLLPFVADLPLVDHHCHGVVTGDVARADFEAMLTEADTTSPLGTSLFDSLIGLAVRERCAPVLDLPKHAPAEAYLERRARLGAAEVARRFLRATGTTDFLLDGGFRPDSLTTTGEFAEMAGGRAHDVVRLEQVAEAVIRGSTAAGFAADFAGELGKRAATAVGLKSIAAYRVGLELAGERPSPPEVEAAAGRWLARIEAGEPVRLADEVLHRFLVFTGLDLGLPVQFHVGYGDADVDLHRCDPLRLTGLLRATRDRGVPILLLHNYPFHRNAAYLAQVFEHVFVDVGLATHNAGFRAPAILAELLEIAPFGKVLFSTDAFGLAELYHLGTSLFRQGLSDFLRAALAADALSEVDAVRLCALVGHENAKRIYRWEHV
- a CDS encoding APC family permease, with protein sequence MSDTVETRPGLRRSLSVWQAVGLSVALMAPSMAANINPQQTAAAAGRAVPLAFLLSAVGVLLVAYGFVKLCQYYQHAGSVYAFVGATLGPRAGVVSGIGLLGTYTFYAVVTSSAAGTLGTAFLTQAGIWPDPPSWGPFVLTAVALIGSWLLSVAPARRGTSTLLAVEGATIAVILLVTVVILVRLLAGDAPGDARFTLDVFTFTPDAGLSGVFVGAVFGFLSFAGFEAAATLGEETHDPKRNIPRAILGTAIFGGGYFVVVTAVEMMAFGTDATAFHDSPSLLGDLGSRYAGAWVGDVISVGAAISAFGCCLACVVGGSRLLYALGRDAFGGRGIGRTSGRGTPVAAVSAVTGAAVLIIGVCALFFGATASDTFAWSGSIGTLVLLVIYLLTTAGAILLLFVKRRMRVPVWHLVFPIGALAVLGYTVYVNVVPYPAEGPARWFPVAAGAVLVLAVILVLSAPGFARRVGERLTEVDGGA